Part of the uncultured Umboniibacter sp. genome, ACACCACTGTTGAAAGCACTACCGTGGGAAGTGTTTGGATCCATATAACGGTACAAGGTTAGCTCGTTGATGTTATCGTCGTTCTCCGAACCGTGGACGACCTGTTGGTACGTCTTACGGCCGTATTGATCGTAGCCGATGGACGTCACGTTACCCCGAGCATCCGTTTGCTGGGTTAGCTCGCCGAAGGCGTTGGTGACATAGGCATACGTCCCTTTATCCGCATCGGTCATACCGGTTTTGACACCGCGATGATCGTAGCTAATCAACGTCTGAATCGTTGTCCCATCCGCCACGGCATCGGTACGCGTGAGATTCCCCATGGCATCGTAGGTGAAGCGGATCTCGCCATCGAGCGAATCCACAACGCGATCCACTTTGCCGTCGGCACGTTTGAGGGTGGTGGTTGAGCGACTGTCCACCGAATTACTTTCCGTCGTACTCAGGCCGTAGGTCGCGCGTTCGAATCGCGCCGAGCGGGCCATATTTATCCTTCCCATTTAGTGATCACCCGTCAACACATATACTTAGTAACCTTCGTGAAATTTGAAGTTTTTTTCAGTAGCGTTGTTATGGCGCCATCAAGAAGAAAACAGTCTACCTCCTCGCCATGCCTTTTACACTAAACTCAGCAGCGTCAAATAAGACTATTGAATAATCTCCAGTATCTCCCGAGTCGCCTCAACCAACTTGATCACGCGCCCTTCAACCTCGATGGTTAAAGCCCCATCAGCACCTAGCGGAATAACAACCTCCGCATGCGCAACCACCTCAATATCAAGCTCTCGGCCAACCGCCAATTTCTTCTGCCAACCTGGCGGTAATTCGCCTGTTCGCTTGGCCTTTTTCTCCAAGCCAGGCGGTAGCTGGTGAGCACTAACGGGCTTAGCCTGCGTTACATTAGCCCCCGCAATGAATAGTAGGCCTGCGGCCATTATTACTAGCTTTTTCATGTTTAGTTTTCCTTACATCTCGGCAAAGTTTACTCACTCGTTAGGCTGCCATCTCTGCTCTATGGTGGAATCTGTGAGCTTGGTTGGTTAATTCGCACCTTAAATTGAATCGCCTTGGAAGAACATCGAGTGGCTCATGCAAAGCCACTAATTTTTCCGAAACGTGCTGCGTCTCTCAACCTCAAATCAACCTCCGATTGCGAGGGTAATCAGCTTCCAAAAAACCATCACTGTGGGTATGATGACTCATCGACTAAAACTGGATTTTGCCGAAACATTTAAGTATGGAGCCCAGCATAAAGAGCATGTTAGCCGCCTCATTAGCCACGGCTATCCTAACATTTCTTGGAAAAGCCAAGACGAGTTCAGCCCAAATTAATCAAGCTAATCAGCAGTATGAATCGACCTTGGCCTCGAGTGACAATAACCCCGCGATAGAGAGTACGCGACTGACATAACAACTAACCGCTAGAATACCTCTCACTTCGTCGGCTCGACCCTAGAACTTAAATTACAGCAATATAATTTTGATTTTTTAATAGGAAGTACCATGTTAAATATTATTTACATTAATTCGGGCCAAAGCCTGATGTTAGGGCTTCTGATTGTTGAACACTATCGTCAACAATCAGAGGAAGCTCTGCTAGCTATAGCAGAAGGCGCTCGACCATTTGTTGAAGAGACGGGATTTATCTATCAAAAGGATTTTTTTCTCCTTGAGGACATCAAGAGCTTCCACGGTGAATCTATCAATATCGTAGTTCGCCAGCATCCTAGTACCATCGGACAAATTTCTTTAATTCTCGATGAAATCGACTTAGGCAATATTCAGGTTTCAAGCTACGAGGACAGCTTTGCGATCGGATACCTAGAACCTCATACGTTTTCCAGACTATTACGAAAGTACAAAATAGAAGCTAGACATTCTCTCAGCTTTGATCGCTTACATCTGCTTGACATCCCCGAGAAGATCGAAGGACAGCTAGTCAGTTCTGAAAACCTTCATCACATCAGGAATTCATACCCTGTTCTATTTCACGAGGCTCAGAAGGTAATGGAGCTCTTTGATCGTCTGCAGATTAAGGAATTGACGCTAGTCGCAATGAGACCTATTGGCTCCGACAAATTTCATAGAGGCCGTTATAAATCGTCGAAACCCACTCGAACATTAGTTCGTATCGTGAATGACCTTATTCCCTACTGTGATACTCAGGACATTGTTGTATACCGACAGGATAAGAGAGACCGCGTACTCACTCGTGGAGCGATAAAACACCTCATCGCCGGCCGCCCACATTTAGCGCTAAACCTCGACGATCACTTATCGGGCGCTTTTGGTTTAGACGCCATTCTTTACCTTCTCGCAATGAGTGATATTAAACTTTCAGTGATATGTTTTAACACTTCGTTTCCGTTGAGCTACTCAAGAATTGGCAGTAACAACCAATATATTGTAGGAATAGACATTGATCGCATTGAACATTACGATTTGGTAGCTTCAGCTGAACCATCGCTCATGGAAGTCTACGACCGAATGATGCGTTATATCGAGGTTCAAGAAAACCCAAGCTTCAGTGTAGATCAATTATCGCACGGTTTATTTAGGATACGTCGGTAGCTAAAAGCTTCTTTAAAAGAATATGAAGCATTTCGTTACGCCCCGCGATTCATTGACGGCCAACCCGTTGCAACTCCTCGCGTACGCAACCGTTTTACCTTTGAAATTCAAGGTTAGTTATTAGATTCCTGTTCAGGCCGACTGCTACCGCAGCTCGGCCTCAGCCAAACACCACCGCTGTTTGCACGCCCTTCACTTCCGGATGATTGGTCAAGGTATCGAAAATCCACTCTCGCAACTGGGATGTATCCACCAGAGCTACATGAGCCACCACATCATAATCACCGCCTGTATGAAAGCTTGTTAGCACCTCTTCCTGTTCATTGAGAAAATTCAGAAAGCTCATTACTGAATCACGGGTATGATGATTCAATAGAATAGAGACCAAGACCTGTAAGTGAGCACCTAACTTATGAGGATCAACCTCGCAGCGATAGCCGGTGATGACCCCGTTTTGTTCTAAGCGCTTAACTCGCTCTAGCGCCGTGGACGGAGCAACGCCTAGCTCGGCTGCCAACTGCTTGTTCGTCATTCTGCCATCACTACCGAGTAGTTGCAGAATTTTGGCATCCACGGCATCTAATGTGCTCATCAAAGCTTTCCTCAGAATAAAAGATCTATGCT contains:
- a CDS encoding Lrp/AsnC family transcriptional regulator is translated as MSTLDAVDAKILQLLGSDGRMTNKQLAAELGVAPSTALERVKRLEQNGVITGYRCEVDPHKLGAHLQVLVSILLNHHTRDSVMSFLNFLNEQEEVLTSFHTGGDYDVVAHVALVDTSQLREWIFDTLTNHPEVKGVQTAVVFG